From a region of the Cygnus atratus isolate AKBS03 ecotype Queensland, Australia chromosome 3, CAtr_DNAZoo_HiC_assembly, whole genome shotgun sequence genome:
- the SCARA3 gene encoding scavenger receptor class A member 3, with protein MRAEDLVGAEEEEMPSFRTTGRARSSCSRCQRNLSLQTAVKVLYVFSVLLIVAVTVLAALVFRRVDSIAGGISSAQAYYEEKILAIQGEIQGLDEKTSGNCSLCHETAELGQELARLQGELEEIQKMLLAQEILLDRTSRTHELLASSGQELSAEVAGCSLAIGQVNQSVGQLMARAGGWQDAAAGLRGSLRALAQERLEARAAVQQLNVTLGQSSEWIRAVQRKADEETLTLQKMVAEWQNHTRLLGGLRAAAAETGEMVKGLQSSVGAAARQVGQNSESMHELVLQVMGLQLQLDNVSSSLDDHEETVSDLRYHGQYAQNRTAERFETLEGRMASHEVEIGTIVANVNATDSHVHSMLRYLDDVRLSCTLGFHAHAEELYYLNKSLGQAQGATDRLRERFGLLSARLDFDVRNLSMVMEEMKVVDIRHGEMLRNITVLRGVPGLPGPRGLKGDVGTKGPAGSKGEKGDAGSLGSPGPPGSPGPPGPPGPQGERGPLGVKGFPGLKGTKGSFGLSGSEGQTGPKGDLGPPGPEGGPGPAGPPGPQGKPGLPGNPGAVGRIGPTGPKGDPGLRGPPGPPGPPGPPGP; from the exons ATGAGAG CAGAGGACCTGGTGGgagcggaggaggaggagatgccGTCCTTCCGCACCACTG GCAGGGCACGGAGCAGCTGCAGCCGGTGCCAGAGGAACCTCTCCCTGCAGACGGCCGTCAAAGTCCTCTACGTCTTCTCCGTCCTGCTCATCGTGGCCGTCACCGTGCTGGCCGCCCTGG TGTTCAGGAGAGTCGACTCCATCGCGGGCGGCATCAGCTCGGCGCAGGCGTACTACGAGGAGAAGATCCTGGCCATCCAGGGGGAGATCCAGGGGCTGG ATGAGAAGACCTCGGGGAACTGCTCGCTGTGCCATGAGACGGCTGAGCTGGGCCAGGAGCTCGCCAGGCTGCAGGGCGAGCTGGAGGAGATCCAGAAGATGCTCCTGGCGCAGGAAATCCTCCTGGACCGCACCTCCCGCACCCACGAGCTGCTCGCGTCCTCCGGCCAGGAGCTGAGCGCCGAGGTGGCTGGCTGCTCCCTGGCCATCGGGCAGGTCAACCAGAGCGTGGGGCAGCTCATGGCGcgggccgggggctggcaggacgcggccgcggggctgcggggctcgcTGCGGGCGCTGGCGCAGGAGCGGCTGGAGGCGCGGGCGGCCGTGCAGCAGCTGAACGTGACGCTGGGGCAGAGCTCCGAGTGGATCCGCGCCGTGCAGAGGAAGGCGGACGAGGAGACGCTGACGCTGCAGAAGATGGTGGCCGAGTGGCAGAACCACACGCGCCTCCTGggcgggctgcgggcggccgcCGCCGAGACGGGcgagatggtgaagggccttCAAAGCAGCGTGGGCGCCGCGGCCCGGCAGGTGGGGCAGAACTCGGAGAGCATGCACgagctggtgctgcaggtgatggggctgcagctgcagctcgaCAACGTCTCCTCCTCCCTGGACGACCACGAGGAGACGGTGAGCGACCTGCGCTACCACGGCCAGTACGCGCAGAACCGCACGGCCGAGCGCTTCGAGACGCTGGAAGGGCGCATGGCCTCCCACGAGGTGGAGATCGGCACCATCGTCGCCAACGTCAACGCCACCGACAGCCACGTGCACAGCATGCTGCGCTACCTGGACGACGTGCGGCTCTCCTGCACGCTGGGCTTCCACGCCCACGCCGAGGAGCTCTACTACCTCAACAAGTCCCTCGGCCAGGCCCAGGGAGCCACCGACCGGCTGCGGGAACGTTTCGGCCTGCTCAGCGCCCGGCTGGACTTCGACGTCCGCAACCTGTCCATGGTCATGGAGGAGATGAAGGTGGTGGACATCCGGCACGGGGAGATGCTGAGGAACATCACCGTCTTACGAG GTGTGCCGGGCCTCCCGGGCCCCCGCGGCCTCAAGGGCGACGTGGGCACCAAGGGTCCTGCAGGAAGCAAAGGAGAGAAGGGCGACGCGGGCAGCCTGGGCTCACCgggcccccccggctcccccggccccccgggtCCCCCCGGTCCCCAGGGAGAGAGGGGACCCCTGGGCGTGAAGGGCTTCCCCGGCCTCAAGGGCACAAAGGGCAGCTTTGGGCTGTCCGGCTCCGAGGGACAGACGGGGCCCAAGGGAGACCTGGGCCCCCCAGGGCCggagggggggccggggccagcGGGACCCCCCGGTCCTCAGGGAAAACCGGGGCTCCCCGGGAACCCCGGGGCTGTGGGACGGATCGGCCCCACGGGACCCAAGGGAGACCCCGGGTTGCGGGGCCCCCCAGGACCACCGGgtccccccggtccccccggcCCGTGA
- the CCDC25 gene encoding coiled-coil domain-containing protein 25 has translation MVFYFTSGAAPAVYTIYMGKDKYENEDLIKYGWPEDIWFHVDKLSSAHVYLRLHKGQTVDDIPKEVLIDCAHLVKANSIQGCKMNNVNVVYTPWTNLKKTADMDVGQIGFHRQKDVKMLTVEKKVNEILNRLEKTKAERFPDLAAEKEARDREERNEKKAQIQEMKRKEKEEMKKKKELEELRSYSSLMKAENMSSNQDGNDSDDFM, from the exons ctgctcctgccgTTTACACCATTTACATGGGAAAGGATAAGTACGAAA ATGAAGACCTCATCAAGTACGGCTGGCCCGAAGACATCTG gtTTCACGTGGATAAGCTCTCTTCTGCCCACGTGTACCTCCGCTTGCACAAG GGGCAGACGGTGGACGACATCCCGAAGGAAGTTCTGATAGACTGCGCCCACCTCGTGAAGGCTAACAGCATCCAAG GCTGCAAGATGAACAACGTCAACGTGGTGTACACGCCGTGGACTAACCTGAAGAAGACCGCGGACATGGACGTGGGGCAGATCGGCTTTCACAGGCAGAAGGAT GTGAAAATGCTGACGGTGGAGAAGAAGGTGAACGAGATTCTGAACCGGCTCGAGAAGACCAAAGCGGAGCGCTTCCCAGACCTGGCTGCCGAGAAGGAAGCCCGCgacagagaggagaggaacGAGAAGAAAGCCCAGATCCAAGAGATGAAGcggaaggaaaaggaagagatgaagaagaagaaagagctgGAAGAGCTTAG gagcTACTCGTCGTTAATGAAGGCTGAGAACATGTCCTCCAACCAG GATGGCAACGATTCAGATGACTTTATGTAA